One part of the Treponema sp. OMZ 787 genome encodes these proteins:
- a CDS encoding DMP19 family protein, with the protein MKTITENLTVEVIKSMGEEIDLYRLIDPMWYTVNIYGTHEAYLKSAKDFTAEQRYLLALEWYTAETDNGGHHQFFDNSTGIVWKDALEGFKLFGIDTLYKNFLEVIEFFGGSISFDRKQRWDMLSEAEEKDEEALNDFLDKHDRFYYNHDEFDDKLITYIKNNPEKFVFVGSYETDED; encoded by the coding sequence ATGAAAACGATAACTGAAAATTTAACGGTAGAAGTTATTAAAAGTATGGGCGAAGAAATAGACCTTTATCGGCTCATTGACCCTATGTGGTACACCGTAAATATTTACGGAACGCATGAAGCGTATTTAAAATCGGCTAAAGATTTTACTGCGGAACAGCGTTACTTATTAGCCCTCGAGTGGTACACGGCAGAAACAGATAACGGCGGACATCATCAGTTTTTTGACAACTCTACGGGTATTGTGTGGAAAGATGCCTTGGAAGGTTTTAAGCTTTTCGGTATCGATACCTTATACAAAAATTTTTTGGAGGTGATAGAATTTTTCGGCGGCTCAATTTCTTTTGATAGGAAGCAGCGCTGGGATATGCTTTCAGAAGCGGAAGAAAAGGATGAAGAAGCTCTTAATGATTTTTTGGATAAGCACGATAGGTTCTACTATAATCACGATGAATTTGATGATAAACTGATAACCTACATTAAAAACAACCCCGAAAAATTTGTCTTCGTCGGCAGTTACGAAACAGATGAGGATTAG
- a CDS encoding AAA domain-containing protein, with translation MNEKANILDAWIAVEQFSEGDIRPIDKNYKNIDEKKIYSNSDFDWKSYFLDEMNAFIKKENICQEKQGEVSLIMYFGIFDFSEVITIFKNIYKIKDTNEELKNGAKFTLSLSFDRNLNFISDKLFLTMSGYIREKKDIPKNLYDIENNLKDKLHKDFEDKGFNSVFKTLKEEYKVDKDSFKMMFVKNIDHSNIGMHSFFIDDLKKAKDLETHNLNRYINGFCENRINLDANMNSPNYNPNIFYDILQPKYYPMGRFPSNTSYALSFMQQAAVNLYLNYDNDMLSINGPPGTGKTTLLKDLFADLIVRQAYEMTKNIQDSLKREYTDYEEAKIAVIPKSISKNNIIVVSSNNGAVQNIVRELPVKKDIDEKFISLIENLNYFTSSANSEFKKIYNNTTKRYDYISPKKDTEKNWGMISIEGGSYGNITKLLNKIDSMINELNEWNLTNEEEKDIINEFNSIYQNVSSYKNRIQEIFLEFKQMYGVKQKIEDTQVKLKAEEMQAGELYKQSSEVLQKINIYEKELQKIHEEKRKIQEKLKFSEMEMLSAKRNYDVVLMQKPKENLLSKINRFIGKSNNQEYYEKLNQANETLNKYEKANRELFNASLNIDQNLECIEKNIEYLNFQKEELNNAHKNRISEYRQIIKESEKQIIEYNTKLKHEKIQPIDFNLSYDDLQKSNPWFNKEFRLLQTKLFISALRIRKLYLFKNKKHLKAAMNIFDKQREYIGKNNELIKAAWEWINLAIPIVSSTFASFGRMFKYFDANSLGALFIDEAGQALPQASVGSIFRSSKIMAVGDPSQIKPVLTLNSEMMNIISRKYKVNETFVSNKASTQTLMDRASKYGFQKNKEEWIGIPLWVHRRSNYPMFSISNTIAYNGLMVQGKNHEKAKGRAVWYDVKGIAIDKYVEEQGNKLVDLIKNKLLENQDLKNQIYVITPFKNIVNRLISKLSEIDFVITDENKKPANVGTVHTFQGKEAKIVYFVLGADTNSKGAARWAFSDPNIVNVAATRAKEEFYIIGDKTLYSELGSTIASLTINIIDNYNDKKNEDCKLWELSNIKNKTEFTQ, from the coding sequence ATGAATGAAAAAGCAAATATTCTCGATGCATGGATAGCAGTAGAGCAATTTTCAGAAGGGGATATCAGACCTATAGATAAAAATTATAAGAATATAGATGAAAAAAAAATATATTCAAATTCAGACTTTGATTGGAAATCCTATTTTTTGGATGAAATGAATGCCTTTATTAAAAAAGAAAACATTTGTCAAGAAAAGCAAGGGGAAGTAAGTCTAATCATGTATTTTGGTATTTTTGATTTTTCGGAAGTTATTACTATTTTTAAAAACATATATAAAATCAAAGATACAAATGAAGAATTAAAAAACGGAGCAAAATTTACTTTATCCCTTTCATTTGATCGCAATTTAAATTTTATATCCGATAAACTATTTTTAACGATGAGCGGATATATCAGGGAAAAAAAAGATATCCCGAAAAATTTATATGATATTGAAAATAATCTTAAGGATAAATTGCATAAGGATTTTGAAGATAAGGGATTTAATTCTGTATTCAAAACATTAAAAGAAGAATATAAAGTAGACAAAGATAGTTTTAAGATGATGTTTGTCAAAAACATTGATCATTCAAATATCGGTATGCACTCCTTTTTTATTGATGATTTAAAAAAAGCAAAAGATCTGGAAACGCATAATTTAAATAGGTATATAAATGGTTTTTGTGAAAATAGAATAAATTTGGATGCAAATATGAATTCACCCAATTATAATCCAAATATTTTTTATGACATTCTTCAGCCTAAATATTATCCCATGGGCAGATTCCCAAGTAATACAAGTTACGCTCTTTCCTTTATGCAACAGGCAGCTGTAAATCTTTATTTAAATTATGATAATGATATGTTAAGCATCAATGGGCCGCCAGGTACTGGAAAGACCACTCTTTTAAAAGATTTGTTTGCAGATTTAATAGTTAGACAGGCATATGAGATGACAAAAAATATTCAAGATTCTCTAAAAAGAGAATATACAGATTATGAAGAAGCAAAAATTGCAGTTATTCCAAAGTCAATATCAAAAAACAATATTATAGTTGTAAGCTCAAATAATGGAGCAGTACAAAATATAGTCAGAGAACTGCCCGTTAAAAAAGATATCGATGAAAAATTTATCTCACTCATAGAGAATTTAAATTATTTTACTTCTTCTGCAAACTCTGAATTTAAAAAGATATACAATAATACAACAAAACGATACGATTATATATCGCCGAAAAAAGATACAGAAAAAAATTGGGGAATGATTTCCATTGAAGGGGGCTCTTACGGAAATATTACCAAGCTCTTAAATAAAATAGACTCAATGATTAACGAATTGAATGAATGGAATTTAACGAATGAAGAGGAAAAAGACATCATTAATGAATTTAATTCTATCTATCAGAATGTTAGCTCCTATAAGAACAGGATACAAGAAATATTTTTGGAATTCAAACAAATGTATGGAGTCAAGCAAAAAATTGAAGATACACAAGTGAAGCTAAAAGCTGAAGAGATGCAGGCAGGCGAACTTTATAAACAGAGTTCTGAAGTCTTACAAAAAATCAACATTTATGAAAAAGAGCTTCAAAAAATACACGAAGAAAAGAGAAAAATTCAAGAAAAACTTAAATTCAGTGAAATGGAGATGCTAAGTGCAAAGAGAAATTATGATGTTGTCTTAATGCAAAAACCAAAAGAGAATTTATTATCCAAAATAAATAGATTTATTGGAAAATCAAATAATCAAGAGTATTATGAAAAATTAAATCAAGCAAATGAAACACTTAACAAATATGAAAAAGCTAATCGAGAACTTTTTAATGCAAGTTTGAATATAGACCAAAATTTAGAGTGCATAGAGAAAAATATCGAGTATTTAAATTTTCAAAAAGAAGAACTGAACAATGCACATAAAAATCGTATTAGTGAGTATAGGCAAATTATTAAAGAAAGTGAAAAACAAATTATTGAGTATAATACCAAATTAAAACATGAAAAAATACAGCCAATTGATTTTAATTTGAGTTATGACGATTTACAAAAATCAAATCCTTGGTTTAATAAAGAATTTAGATTACTTCAAACAAAATTATTTATTTCTGCATTACGGATAAGAAAACTATATCTCTTTAAAAATAAGAAACATTTGAAAGCGGCGATGAATATATTTGATAAGCAAAGAGAATATATTGGAAAAAATAATGAATTAATAAAAGCGGCATGGGAATGGATCAACCTTGCAATTCCAATCGTCAGCTCAACTTTTGCAAGCTTTGGCAGGATGTTTAAGTATTTTGATGCAAATTCTCTAGGAGCGTTATTTATTGATGAAGCAGGTCAAGCCTTACCACAGGCAAGTGTGGGAAGTATTTTTAGAAGTTCTAAGATCATGGCTGTAGGAGACCCTTCTCAAATCAAACCAGTTTTAACTTTGAATTCCGAGATGATGAATATTATCTCAAGAAAGTATAAGGTAAATGAAACTTTTGTTTCAAACAAAGCTTCTACACAGACCTTGATGGATAGAGCAAGCAAATATGGATTTCAAAAAAATAAAGAAGAATGGATCGGTATCCCGCTATGGGTGCATAGACGTTCTAATTATCCAATGTTTTCAATTTCAAATACGATCGCATACAATGGCTTAATGGTTCAGGGTAAGAATCATGAGAAAGCCAAAGGAAGGGCAGTCTGGTATGATGTAAAAGGCATAGCAATAGATAAATATGTCGAGGAGCAAGGCAATAAATTAGTGGACTTAATAAAAAACAAGTTATTAGAAAATCAAGATTTAAAAAATCAAATCTATGTGATTACTCCATTTAAAAATATCGTGAATAGACTAATTAGCAAATTAAGTGAAATAGACTTCGTTATTACAGACGAAAACAAAAAACCTGCTAACGTGGGAACAGTACATACTTTTCAAGGGAAAGAAGCAAAGATTGTCTATTTTGTACTGGGTGCCGATACAAACAGCAAAGGAGCGGCAAGATGGGCTTTTTCTGACCCGAATATTGTAAATGTTGCAGCGACTAGAGCAAAAGAAGAATTTTACATAATAGGCGATAAAACCCTTTATTCAGAATTGGGCAGCACTATCGCATCATTGACAATTAATATTATTGATAATTATAATGATAAAAAAAATGAAGATTGCAAATTATGGGAGTTGTCAAATATAAAAAATAAAACAGAATTTACTCAATAA
- the gatB gene encoding Asp-tRNA(Asn)/Glu-tRNA(Gln) amidotransferase subunit GatB → MLKHGNLEYEIIIGCEIHCQLLTKTKAFCSCENRYGGIPNTRVCPSCLGLPGALPRVSKEYVEFGIKAGHALGCRINNFSKFDRKHYFYPDLVKGYQITQFYTPLCEEGEVEINLAAQNEEPKFKKVRIERIHLEEDVGKSLHIEGSHSYIDFNRSGVPLIEIVSKPDMSTPDEAARYMQTIREILKFVGVTDGNMEEGALRCDANINLKIIDNGVEFRTPISEIKNMNSFKAVKDACTYEVSRQLDEYTSENRIAFKPGFKRTMGWDEPSGQTVIQRTKTIAEDYRFMPEPDLRALELSDEFIKEVSDSVGELPEAKRLRFKKEYHLSEFDVQTLTSERDLAEWFEEAAKKSSSPKKCANWILAEVLAVLNETNSSLSDLKFGPCAIAELVNVIEEGKITSKQAKDVFAEMIASGKKPSAVIAEKGMEQVSDSSFIEKIVEEVFAENTEAVQDWKNGKTNVAGWLMGQVMKKSGGKANPKQAAELVNKRLHKL, encoded by the coding sequence ATGCTTAAACACGGCAATTTAGAATACGAAATAATTATCGGCTGCGAAATACACTGCCAGCTTTTAACCAAAACAAAGGCTTTTTGTTCTTGCGAAAACCGTTACGGCGGCATCCCGAATACGCGGGTCTGCCCCTCTTGTCTCGGACTTCCGGGAGCTCTTCCCAGAGTAAGCAAGGAATATGTAGAGTTCGGAATTAAGGCAGGACACGCCCTCGGCTGCAGGATAAATAATTTTTCCAAGTTCGACAGGAAACATTATTTTTATCCCGACCTTGTAAAGGGCTATCAGATAACTCAATTTTACACACCTCTATGCGAAGAAGGCGAAGTCGAAATTAACCTCGCCGCTCAAAATGAGGAGCCTAAATTTAAGAAAGTGAGAATTGAGCGCATTCACTTGGAGGAAGATGTCGGTAAGAGTCTTCATATAGAAGGTTCTCACAGCTACATCGATTTTAACCGATCAGGAGTTCCTCTAATCGAAATTGTTTCAAAGCCCGATATGTCAACTCCCGATGAAGCTGCCCGCTATATGCAGACAATAAGAGAGATTTTAAAATTCGTCGGCGTTACTGACGGAAACATGGAAGAAGGAGCCCTGCGCTGCGATGCAAACATAAACTTAAAAATCATCGATAACGGCGTAGAGTTTAGAACTCCTATTTCGGAAATAAAAAATATGAACTCCTTTAAGGCTGTAAAGGATGCCTGCACCTATGAGGTTTCCCGCCAATTGGATGAATACACGAGCGAGAACCGAATTGCGTTTAAACCCGGCTTTAAACGAACCATGGGCTGGGACGAACCTTCAGGGCAGACTGTAATTCAGCGTACAAAAACAATAGCCGAAGACTACCGCTTTATGCCCGAACCGGATTTAAGAGCTCTGGAATTGAGCGATGAGTTTATCAAAGAGGTGAGCGATTCGGTCGGAGAATTACCGGAAGCAAAACGGCTTAGGTTTAAAAAAGAATATCACTTGTCGGAATTCGATGTTCAAACTCTTACTTCGGAAAGAGATTTGGCGGAATGGTTTGAAGAGGCGGCAAAAAAATCATCCTCTCCCAAAAAATGCGCCAACTGGATTTTGGCTGAAGTTTTGGCTGTTTTAAACGAAACAAACTCTTCTCTCTCCGATTTAAAATTCGGTCCCTGTGCTATAGCAGAACTTGTAAATGTTATTGAAGAAGGAAAAATAACAAGCAAGCAGGCAAAGGATGTTTTTGCCGAGATGATAGCCTCCGGTAAAAAACCGTCTGCCGTAATCGCCGAAAAAGGCATGGAACAGGTGAGCGACTCTTCCTTTATCGAAAAAATCGTAGAAGAAGTTTTTGCCGAAAACACCGAAGCCGTCCAAGACTGGAAAAACGGAAAGACCAATGTTGCAGGCTGGCTTATGGGACAGGTTATGAAAAAATCCGGCGGCAAGGCTAACCCGAAGCAAGCTGCCGAACTTGTGAATAAAAGGCTTCATAAATTGTAA
- the gatA gene encoding Asp-tRNA(Asn)/Glu-tRNA(Gln) amidotransferase subunit GatA: protein MITNLTFTQLREKLKNKELSSLEILRAFKEEYESDLKNSLPLNGFVEFFEDAEEHAKKADELIAQGVSFDKKPLLGLPIAVKDNISMAGKLCTCCSRSLQGYYAPYNATVIDRLAEAGAVLMGRINMDELAMGSSTEFSCYGPSRNPVDRERTPGGSSGGSAAVVAGNQAPFSLGTETGGSVRLPASYCGIYGLKPTYGLFSRYGVVAFSSSLDQVGLFGKEAADIALGIAVMAGKDENDETSEEADFSSLLNLSAYSKKEIASLKFAIPKEFLNTEGLDKEVKQVFDEVCAWLTKNGAKLEEVSIPVLEASIPTYYTLAISEGASNLSRIDGIRFGLRKDAGKGNDELYIQTRSEGFGPEVKRRIITGNYVLSKEFSGNCYEKSLNVRAKIAQGVNEVLQKYDFIICPTAPAPAFKLNEKVDDPIAMYLSDLFTTFVNLARIPSLSVPAGKTKAGLPVGIQFCGKKFSEENILKLAKAWEEDHA from the coding sequence ATGATCACGAATTTAACATTTACGCAATTAAGAGAAAAATTAAAGAATAAAGAACTATCCTCGCTCGAAATCCTTAGAGCTTTTAAAGAAGAATACGAGAGCGACCTAAAAAATAGCCTTCCTTTAAATGGGTTTGTCGAATTTTTTGAAGATGCAGAAGAACACGCAAAGAAGGCTGATGAACTCATTGCTCAAGGTGTTTCCTTTGATAAAAAACCGCTTTTAGGCCTGCCCATTGCGGTAAAAGATAATATCTCAATGGCCGGAAAACTTTGCACCTGCTGCAGCCGCTCATTGCAAGGCTATTATGCTCCATATAATGCAACGGTAATTGACCGATTGGCGGAGGCCGGAGCCGTTTTAATGGGAAGAATAAATATGGATGAACTCGCCATGGGATCTTCAACTGAATTTTCATGCTACGGCCCGTCAAGAAATCCCGTTGACAGGGAAAGAACTCCGGGCGGAAGCTCAGGCGGCTCGGCTGCCGTAGTTGCAGGAAATCAGGCACCTTTTTCTCTCGGAACGGAAACGGGAGGCTCGGTTCGTCTTCCGGCTTCCTACTGCGGAATTTACGGCCTTAAACCGACCTACGGACTTTTCAGCAGGTACGGGGTAGTAGCCTTCAGTTCTTCCTTAGACCAAGTAGGCCTTTTCGGAAAAGAAGCCGCCGACATAGCCCTCGGCATAGCCGTCATGGCAGGCAAGGACGAAAATGACGAAACTTCGGAAGAAGCCGATTTTTCTTCATTATTAAATCTTTCTGCCTATTCAAAAAAAGAAATCGCCTCATTAAAATTTGCAATCCCCAAAGAATTTTTAAATACGGAAGGCTTGGATAAGGAAGTCAAACAAGTCTTTGATGAAGTATGTGCATGGCTTACCAAGAATGGGGCAAAGCTTGAAGAAGTTTCCATTCCTGTTTTGGAAGCCTCAATTCCTACCTATTATACCCTTGCAATCTCGGAGGGAGCAAGCAATCTCTCGCGCATAGACGGCATAAGGTTCGGCCTCCGCAAAGATGCAGGTAAGGGAAATGACGAGCTTTATATTCAAACAAGAAGCGAAGGCTTCGGCCCTGAGGTTAAAAGACGCATTATAACCGGCAACTATGTTCTTTCAAAAGAATTTTCAGGCAACTGTTACGAAAAAAGCTTAAATGTAAGGGCAAAAATAGCTCAAGGCGTAAATGAAGTTTTACAAAAATACGACTTTATAATCTGTCCGACAGCTCCGGCCCCGGCCTTTAAACTTAACGAAAAAGTAGATGATCCTATCGCTATGTACCTTTCGGACCTTTTTACAACCTTTGTAAACCTTGCCCGCATTCCGTCCCTTTCGGTTCCGGCAGGAAAAACAAAAGCGGGACTTCCGGTAGGCATTCAGTTTTGCGGAAAGAAATTTTCGGAAGAGAACATCTTAAAACTTGCAAAGGCCTGGGAGGAAGATCATGCTTAA
- the gatC gene encoding Asp-tRNA(Asn)/Glu-tRNA(Gln) amidotransferase subunit GatC, protein MEKNSNKISKEVFSTLLYLSRLSLGEQEEARLAGQVNNLVGYFEILDKFADSNLDSSMYAKHDESTLRSNEVKEGLTQQDLKKMTSEYMDNYFRVPKVLGSGA, encoded by the coding sequence ATGGAAAAGAACAGTAATAAAATATCAAAAGAGGTATTTTCGACTCTTTTATATCTTTCCCGCCTTTCTTTAGGTGAACAGGAAGAAGCCCGCTTAGCGGGACAGGTAAACAACTTGGTAGGTTATTTTGAAATCTTGGATAAATTTGCCGACAGTAACTTGGATTCGTCAATGTATGCAAAACACGATGAATCAACATTACGCTCCAATGAGGTAAAAGAAGGTCTTACTCAACAAGACTTAAAAAAAATGACTTCGGAATATATGGACAATTATTTTAGAGTTCCAAAGGTTTTGGGTTCAGGGGCTTAG